From one Flavobacterium sp. N502536 genomic stretch:
- a CDS encoding fibronectin type III domain-containing protein, which yields MKLKFLILLTFIITGTNYAQEKNATGESNPNEIKSEIQVIARVQKDRILLRWAVSNAIAWKKLNAYGYTVERYTVTRSNKTLATPEKVVLVSALKPEPLETWEKLIEKNDNAAIVAQAIYGENFSVTGTDKLENIVNLSEENEQRFTFALLTADRDYEIAKKAGLGFEDKTVKPNEKYAYRVISNVPEKEATISYGGIFVGLEDYQPLPKPMDFTARFTNNSAMLSWNFKILSHTYANYFVERSSDKKTFERITDKPYTSLNQQNTNNSQIFYVDSIANNKPYSYRIQGISPFGELGPYSQVVTGKGVEILKYVPHLTVKEFKDENTVTLTWEFPKEGEDDITGFELNRSDTDDDGYKTVIKNIPAKSRTVTYNKLLSTNYFTITALGKQGNNRTSFAMLVQPVDSIPPSKPLGLKGVIDSLGVVKLTWDPNKEKDLLGYRIYRGNTAEEELTQLTVSPSEPTSYQDKVLVKSLNSKVYYKVIAVDYHYNMSDFSDVLILKKPDVIPPTSPVFTSFKIKEGSIFLEWVNSQSEDVAVHQLYRKENDQKDWTLILETKNKEEKFQDKTAVEGSTYRYAIFAKDESNLVSNPSPGLTLFVPKYSVMPAVKGFFAQPNKTTNTIDLSWDYSNNEVDGFEIYKASDKDALQLIQIVTGTTRFLPDPTITINTTYQYGIRATFKDGRTSKMDFFTVKF from the coding sequence ATGAAGCTTAAATTTTTAATTCTCCTTACTTTTATCATCACTGGTACGAACTATGCACAAGAGAAAAATGCCACGGGAGAATCGAATCCAAACGAAATAAAATCGGAAATACAAGTTATAGCCAGAGTGCAAAAAGACAGAATTCTGTTGCGATGGGCGGTCAGCAATGCGATAGCCTGGAAAAAACTGAATGCATACGGGTACACCGTAGAGCGTTACACCGTTACCCGAAGCAACAAAACTCTGGCAACTCCTGAAAAGGTGGTTTTAGTGAGTGCCTTAAAACCGGAACCACTGGAAACCTGGGAAAAACTAATTGAAAAGAATGACAATGCCGCTATTGTGGCACAAGCCATTTACGGAGAAAACTTTTCGGTTACCGGAACAGACAAATTAGAGAACATCGTTAACCTTTCGGAAGAGAACGAGCAAAGGTTTACTTTTGCCTTGCTAACTGCTGACAGGGATTATGAAATTGCCAAAAAAGCTGGTCTTGGATTTGAAGATAAAACGGTTAAACCAAACGAAAAATATGCCTATCGTGTAATTTCAAATGTACCTGAAAAGGAAGCTACTATTTCGTATGGCGGAATCTTTGTGGGATTAGAGGATTATCAGCCCCTTCCAAAGCCGATGGATTTTACTGCTCGCTTTACGAACAACAGTGCGATGTTAAGCTGGAATTTTAAAATACTGTCGCATACCTATGCCAATTATTTTGTAGAGCGCTCGTCAGACAAAAAAACTTTTGAAAGAATTACAGATAAGCCTTATACCAGTTTAAATCAGCAAAACACCAACAACAGTCAGATTTTCTATGTGGATTCGATTGCCAACAATAAACCGTACAGCTACAGAATTCAGGGAATTTCTCCTTTTGGTGAGCTAGGTCCCTATTCGCAGGTTGTCACCGGAAAAGGTGTCGAAATCTTAAAATATGTTCCGCATCTTACGGTGAAGGAATTTAAGGATGAAAACACCGTTACCTTAACCTGGGAATTTCCGAAGGAAGGAGAGGATGACATTACAGGATTTGAATTAAATCGTTCCGATACGGATGATGATGGTTATAAAACGGTGATAAAAAACATCCCTGCCAAGAGCCGCACAGTGACGTACAACAAGCTCTTATCGACCAACTATTTTACCATTACGGCCCTTGGAAAACAGGGCAACAACAGAACTTCATTTGCTATGCTTGTGCAGCCGGTTGATTCTATCCCGCCTTCGAAACCACTTGGTTTAAAAGGGGTAATAGACAGTTTGGGAGTTGTAAAACTAACATGGGATCCGAATAAAGAAAAAGATTTACTGGGCTATCGTATCTATAGAGGAAACACTGCTGAAGAAGAACTTACGCAGTTAACCGTAAGTCCTAGTGAGCCAACCTCTTATCAGGACAAAGTGCTTGTTAAAAGTTTGAATAGTAAAGTATACTACAAAGTTATTGCGGTAGATTATCATTACAATATGTCTGATTTCTCAGATGTTTTAATTCTTAAAAAACCGGATGTAATCCCTCCTACTTCACCTGTTTTTACCAGTTTTAAAATTAAAGAAGGTTCGATTTTTCTCGAATGGGTAAACAGCCAGAGTGAAGATGTGGCGGTACACCAATTGTACAGAAAAGAAAATGACCAAAAGGACTGGACGCTGATTTTGGAAACTAAGAACAAGGAAGAAAAGTTTCAGGATAAAACGGCTGTTGAAGGGAGTACGTATCGCTACGCCATTTTTGCTAAAGATGAGAGCAATTTAGTTTCTAATCCTTCACCGGGATTAACCCTATTTGTGCCTAAATACTCTGTTATGCCAGCGGTGAAAGGCTTCTTTGCCCAGCCCAACAAAACGACAAATACGATCGATTTATCATGGGATTACTCGAACAATGAGGTCGATGGTTTTGAAATTTATAAAGCTTCAGATAAAGATGCGTTACAACTGATTCAGATTGTGACCGGGACTACCCGATTTTTACCTGACCCGACTATTACAATTAATACCACATACCAATACGGTATCAGAGCAACATTTAAAGATGGAAGAACCTCTAAAATGGATTTTTTCACTGTAAAGTTCTAA
- a CDS encoding T9SS type A sorting domain-containing protein: MKKIYLLLLFLTSLLGYSQAPDPQPAVDGARTITITTPKAITVTAGTLSYTDAKENGTPNGTFSVVFEGGTGDYVYFFTKDGQPYTPTNWNSLPAGSYVMYAKDRNKVCTSTNVPFIIYEPGKLVVSTPKPTNILCPGGTGTLTASAIGGFPYSATPISRTYNYTWYKCDAAGNILSKVSGPSTTSTVSGQSAGYYKVVVADSNNNTATGPVVLLEPNPQIQSTVTSKKDVSCFGGNDGEITISLSGGSGTLTVLWSDGGTGANRTGLKALDYSYTVKDENNCTLTNGIITKITQPPTALAITNITQTQPTSTAATDGTITVTATGGTAPYTYVWTKNGQPFGANTNGAGLTTGLGNGTYQVTVRDAKGCTIPSGTVELKALAVVLQDQTNIKCKGLPTGSITVVASGGTLNTTTPNYKFQWLLNGTEMPGKESATLSGILKGNYTVKVTDANNSIFSIVYTISEPADVLTITNSTAQRRNVSCNGGTDGAIDITVFGGTGAYSYLWSNGSTASRLSNVPVGTYWVAVSDENGCPARLDNIVITQPNPIVVPTPAIKDVAIFDQNTGSITFPADPTGGTLAYQYNWTRAGDPTFPRTTRDITGLKAGTYRLEIKDANANVVDNTGCIVTKDYTVKESTLLEVEIKETLFIKCNGNFNGQLTALVKGGIAPYKYVWKKNGVVLPSETKPEISGLGVGQYSVTVTDTANPEPAGPFAKAEQLNYKLNEPDELVVKLTKQTNVLCFGAATAAIDITISGGTGPYTQQWTKNGVNYSTADDLSNLTIGTYTVTVKDQTDHGCIATLDVPVVITQPAAPLKIESATLIDLTGFETKNGSIAVTVSGGKPNYSYEWTKDGDATIIGSTSSIGNLAIGTYHLIVRDANGCSLPQVDYKITQPDKFEIISITQTQNTNVACNGDKPGIFTAVVRGGVKAYTFEWLNTTTGVKHKHTESTKDDLTSSEAIELGAGDYVITVKDQQNNILFGTNTFTITQPDKLAFTFTKTEVSCYNGNNGTVQLNIVGGTKFADIAKPYTIIASGGTVDAKNGLITGLSDGSYTIFISDANGCVTPVQTATITEPAKAVFINSGVASPTTGYGLSTGKIVITVDGGTPGYTYQWRNSSNAVVGTNSPTLNNVPAGVYTVLVTDAKLCPTSNSYTIEQPTKPQLTETHLHAKCNSLLGSLDAVATGGAVYNQNQADRIYTYKLRNKTTGAVVTIIKNTAGFTNIPDGDYALTATDAGNVDSNTIDVTFKQPTAVVVSLTSKIPVSCFAGQDGAIAIAVTGGTPFIVNGAPVYTYQWKKRNTATNSYENFTPTALDALTEGDYAVEVRDANYNSSDATHCVGILENIIITQPADFGFDIDKITYINPTAQNGNDGALHFEIIGGKPNFEYKLYTKNAQGNVTVLKTISNTAAKMVDFTGLVKDHYYVSVQDATGCTKYTDFDFTDNPLTITIQQTQDMTCFESNNAIIKATVAGGFGTKKISWYRNNTLLPNENKAELTNVKIGTYYAVVKDSKAIEVTTAPLTITQPDYITFTTVLEPVKCLGDSNGTISITAAGGNGIFRSRCFQNGTLVRDWTNFTNGTKTVISGLADGTYTVQVQDTQQCKSTDATVKITSPTALTISTIVSTPATGKGLSNGSIAVTSQGANGSYTYNWFKKDGTALNQTTATAVNLAAGTYYIVIKDAKSCSLTSSLIEVTEPPLLETSVAIQNVVLCNGDQNGSLKPITIGGLLKPGESYTYQWFAQGNAAVLATTTVLTGIGKGSYYTIATDSNGNKATSQIFVVTEPQVLNNVLTADYTLCGDFNDWTIDATPSGGTLPYTYIWNTGAQTATIKNVPPGYYSVKVTDKHGCSITKNMTITAPVHLAAAEKIKIPTCYAGSDATITVTVSGGKAPYTYLWNTGETSNVLSNASAGNYSVTVTDIKGCIINHTYTIVNPPKDIINIGEDVTLCFDQTLTINATINDDKATYAWTSDKGFKSNKAMITVSQPANYTVVVTNKLGCEATDTIKISSQNTPISAEFAVSSQVFKNEKFIIVDISNPDADEIEWVIPENATVISKNKDFAEISFSQAGEYDITLNTKKGNCTAFQTKQVLVTEGEYEENNPDEETLKKFDLKIYPNPSKGAFTVDVLLDKVMPAHVKVYNLSNNLLIDSKTQEGKDNYLFNFSLNGLPSGVYFVLFESQQGSKLRKIIIQ, translated from the coding sequence ATGAAAAAAATCTACTTACTACTACTGTTTCTTACGAGTTTATTGGGATATTCTCAGGCTCCGGACCCTCAACCGGCAGTTGACGGAGCCAGAACCATTACAATCACAACGCCAAAAGCAATTACAGTTACTGCTGGTACTTTGAGTTATACGGATGCAAAAGAAAATGGCACCCCCAATGGTACGTTCTCTGTTGTATTTGAAGGCGGTACAGGCGACTACGTTTATTTCTTTACCAAAGACGGGCAGCCTTATACCCCGACTAACTGGAATTCACTACCAGCCGGAAGCTATGTCATGTATGCAAAAGACAGAAATAAAGTTTGTACAAGTACTAATGTTCCTTTTATAATTTACGAACCTGGGAAATTAGTTGTTAGTACGCCAAAACCAACTAATATATTATGTCCGGGAGGAACAGGTACTCTGACAGCATCAGCTATTGGAGGTTTTCCGTATAGCGCAACACCAATAAGCAGAACTTACAATTATACCTGGTATAAATGTGATGCAGCCGGAAATATTCTTAGTAAAGTTTCGGGACCAAGTACAACTTCTACTGTTTCGGGACAAAGTGCCGGTTATTATAAAGTTGTTGTTGCCGATAGCAACAATAATACCGCTACAGGCCCTGTGGTCTTACTAGAGCCTAATCCTCAAATACAATCTACTGTAACTTCTAAAAAAGACGTTAGCTGTTTTGGCGGTAATGATGGAGAAATTACGATAAGTCTGAGCGGAGGATCCGGTACGCTTACCGTACTTTGGAGTGACGGTGGTACTGGTGCAAACAGAACGGGTTTAAAAGCATTAGATTATTCGTATACCGTAAAAGATGAGAATAATTGTACTTTAACCAACGGCATCATAACCAAAATTACGCAGCCGCCAACGGCATTAGCCATTACAAACATAACACAAACACAGCCTACATCGACTGCTGCAACCGACGGTACTATTACAGTAACAGCCACAGGCGGAACTGCTCCGTACACCTATGTATGGACCAAAAATGGTCAGCCTTTTGGCGCTAATACCAATGGTGCAGGACTTACTACTGGTTTAGGAAATGGTACGTACCAAGTAACAGTTAGAGATGCAAAAGGATGTACTATCCCAAGCGGAACCGTCGAATTAAAAGCGCTGGCCGTAGTCTTGCAAGATCAGACAAACATTAAATGTAAAGGCCTGCCAACTGGTAGTATTACCGTAGTAGCAAGTGGCGGAACGCTAAACACTACTACCCCAAATTATAAATTTCAGTGGTTGTTAAATGGAACTGAAATGCCTGGTAAAGAATCGGCTACACTAAGCGGAATTCTTAAAGGAAATTATACGGTAAAAGTAACCGATGCTAATAACAGTATCTTCTCTATAGTTTATACCATCTCAGAACCTGCAGACGTTCTTACTATAACAAACTCAACTGCACAACGTCGTAATGTTTCCTGTAATGGTGGAACTGACGGAGCCATAGACATTACTGTTTTTGGAGGAACCGGAGCTTACAGTTATTTATGGAGTAACGGCAGTACAGCTTCAAGACTGAGCAATGTTCCTGTTGGTACCTATTGGGTTGCCGTTAGCGATGAAAATGGCTGTCCTGCCCGATTAGACAATATCGTAATTACACAACCTAATCCAATCGTTGTTCCAACTCCAGCTATTAAAGATGTGGCCATTTTTGATCAAAACACAGGTTCCATAACATTCCCTGCAGATCCAACAGGAGGTACTCTGGCTTACCAATACAACTGGACTCGTGCCGGTGATCCTACTTTTCCAAGAACGACAAGAGATATTACAGGGCTGAAAGCGGGAACTTATCGCTTAGAAATTAAAGATGCTAATGCAAATGTCGTAGACAATACAGGCTGTATCGTTACAAAAGATTATACCGTAAAAGAGTCGACCTTATTGGAAGTTGAAATTAAAGAAACCCTATTTATTAAATGTAATGGGAATTTTAACGGACAATTGACTGCTCTTGTTAAAGGCGGAATTGCACCTTACAAATATGTGTGGAAGAAAAATGGAGTGGTACTTCCATCAGAAACTAAACCGGAAATTTCAGGTCTTGGGGTTGGTCAATACAGCGTTACCGTAACCGATACGGCAAATCCTGAACCAGCTGGTCCTTTTGCAAAAGCAGAACAACTCAACTATAAACTCAACGAACCAGATGAATTAGTAGTAAAACTAACAAAGCAAACAAATGTTTTATGCTTTGGTGCCGCAACAGCTGCAATTGACATTACAATTTCAGGAGGAACCGGACCTTATACACAACAATGGACTAAAAACGGTGTGAATTATTCCACAGCGGATGATTTATCAAATCTTACAATAGGAACTTATACCGTTACCGTAAAAGATCAGACCGATCATGGCTGTATTGCAACACTTGATGTGCCTGTAGTAATCACACAGCCTGCTGCACCTTTAAAAATTGAAAGTGCAACTCTAATTGACCTAACCGGTTTTGAAACCAAAAACGGTAGCATAGCTGTAACCGTTTCGGGCGGAAAACCAAACTATAGCTATGAGTGGACAAAAGATGGCGATGCTACTATAATTGGATCAACTTCTTCCATCGGAAATTTAGCTATTGGTACTTATCATTTGATCGTAAGAGATGCAAATGGCTGTAGTCTTCCACAGGTAGATTACAAAATTACACAGCCAGACAAATTTGAGATCATCAGTATCACACAAACTCAGAATACAAATGTTGCCTGTAATGGCGATAAGCCGGGTATATTTACGGCTGTCGTACGAGGCGGTGTAAAAGCCTATACTTTTGAATGGTTAAACACCACCACCGGAGTAAAACACAAACATACCGAAAGTACCAAAGACGATTTAACCAGCTCGGAGGCTATAGAATTAGGAGCCGGAGATTATGTTATTACCGTAAAAGATCAGCAAAACAATATTCTTTTTGGAACAAATACTTTCACCATTACACAACCGGATAAACTGGCCTTTACTTTCACCAAAACAGAAGTATCCTGTTATAATGGAAATAATGGTACCGTGCAGTTAAACATCGTTGGAGGAACTAAGTTTGCCGACATCGCAAAACCGTACACTATCATAGCAAGCGGTGGAACAGTTGATGCTAAAAACGGACTTATTACGGGATTGTCTGACGGAAGTTACACCATATTCATAAGTGACGCAAACGGTTGTGTAACACCTGTACAAACCGCTACCATTACAGAACCTGCAAAAGCTGTATTTATCAACAGTGGAGTAGCTTCACCTACTACAGGTTATGGCCTGTCTACCGGTAAAATTGTAATTACTGTTGACGGTGGAACTCCCGGATATACCTACCAATGGAGAAATAGTTCGAATGCGGTTGTAGGAACCAACAGCCCAACTTTAAACAATGTCCCTGCCGGCGTTTATACCGTTTTGGTAACCGATGCTAAACTTTGTCCAACCTCAAACAGTTACACGATTGAGCAACCCACAAAACCACAGCTGACCGAAACGCATTTACATGCAAAATGTAACAGTTTACTAGGTTCATTAGATGCTGTTGCCACCGGAGGAGCGGTCTACAACCAAAATCAAGCGGACAGAATTTACACCTATAAATTAAGAAATAAAACAACCGGAGCTGTAGTAACCATTATCAAAAACACAGCCGGTTTTACAAACATACCAGACGGAGACTATGCACTTACCGCTACAGATGCCGGTAATGTAGACTCAAATACCATTGACGTAACGTTTAAACAGCCAACAGCCGTTGTAGTAAGCTTAACTTCTAAAATCCCGGTGAGCTGTTTTGCCGGACAGGACGGAGCAATTGCAATTGCAGTTACCGGAGGAACACCTTTTATTGTAAATGGCGCTCCGGTTTATACGTACCAATGGAAAAAGAGAAATACCGCAACCAACTCTTACGAAAACTTCACACCAACGGCATTAGATGCCCTTACGGAAGGTGATTATGCAGTTGAAGTTCGCGATGCCAATTACAATTCAAGTGATGCTACACATTGCGTTGGGATCCTGGAAAATATAATCATTACACAACCGGCAGATTTTGGATTTGATATTGATAAAATTACCTACATCAACCCTACTGCTCAAAATGGAAATGACGGTGCACTGCATTTTGAAATTATAGGAGGAAAACCAAATTTTGAGTATAAACTCTACACTAAAAATGCACAAGGAAACGTAACCGTGTTAAAAACAATTTCAAACACAGCTGCTAAAATGGTAGACTTTACCGGACTTGTAAAAGATCATTACTATGTATCCGTTCAGGACGCGACCGGCTGTACCAAATACACTGATTTTGACTTTACCGATAATCCGTTAACCATCACTATCCAGCAAACTCAGGACATGACTTGTTTTGAATCGAACAATGCTATCATAAAAGCAACCGTAGCCGGAGGTTTTGGAACTAAAAAGATTAGCTGGTACAGAAACAATACGTTATTGCCAAATGAAAACAAAGCCGAATTAACCAATGTAAAAATTGGTACTTACTATGCGGTTGTAAAAGATTCAAAAGCAATTGAAGTAACCACTGCTCCGTTAACCATCACCCAGCCTGATTACATCACCTTTACAACGGTTCTTGAACCTGTAAAATGTTTAGGCGACAGTAACGGAACGATTTCCATCACCGCTGCCGGAGGAAACGGAATATTCAGATCCCGTTGTTTCCAAAATGGAACGCTGGTTAGAGACTGGACGAATTTTACTAACGGAACAAAAACAGTGATCAGCGGTTTAGCCGATGGTACATATACCGTTCAGGTACAAGACACCCAACAATGTAAAAGTACAGATGCGACTGTAAAAATTACATCGCCAACCGCTTTAACTATCAGCACGATCGTATCAACTCCTGCTACAGGAAAAGGATTAAGCAACGGATCTATTGCGGTAACCTCACAGGGAGCCAATGGCAGTTATACCTACAACTGGTTCAAAAAAGACGGTACAGCACTAAACCAAACTACTGCCACCGCAGTAAACCTGGCTGCCGGAACTTACTATATTGTGATCAAAGATGCCAAAAGCTGTAGTTTAACTTCTTCATTAATAGAAGTAACAGAACCGCCACTTTTAGAAACCAGCGTCGCTATACAAAATGTTGTTTTATGTAATGGAGACCAAAACGGAAGCTTAAAACCAATTACTATTGGTGGACTCTTAAAACCAGGAGAAAGCTATACCTACCAATGGTTTGCTCAAGGTAATGCAGCCGTATTGGCAACAACAACTGTTTTAACAGGTATCGGAAAAGGTTCGTACTATACCATTGCAACCGATTCAAATGGAAACAAGGCAACCAGCCAGATCTTCGTTGTGACCGAGCCTCAGGTGCTGAACAATGTACTTACCGCTGATTACACCCTTTGTGGTGATTTCAACGACTGGACGATTGACGCGACTCCGTCCGGAGGAACGCTTCCGTACACCTACATCTGGAACACGGGTGCTCAGACGGCTACCATTAAAAATGTACCACCGGGTTATTATTCCGTAAAAGTAACAGACAAACACGGTTGTAGCATTACAAAAAATATGACCATCACAGCACCTGTTCATTTGGCTGCTGCCGAAAAAATAAAAATACCAACCTGTTACGCCGGTTCTGATGCTACCATTACCGTGACCGTTTCAGGAGGAAAAGCACCTTATACCTATTTATGGAATACAGGTGAAACATCAAACGTATTGAGCAATGCTTCGGCAGGCAATTATAGCGTGACCGTTACCGACATCAAAGGCTGTATCATCAACCATACATACACCATCGTTAATCCGCCAAAAGACATTATCAATATTGGAGAAGACGTAACCTTATGTTTTGATCAAACTTTAACCATAAACGCCACGATCAACGACGATAAAGCAACGTACGCCTGGACATCTGACAAAGGTTTCAAGAGCAACAAAGCCATGATTACCGTTTCGCAACCTGCCAATTATACCGTTGTGGTGACCAACAAATTGGGTTGTGAGGCTACCGATACCATCAAAATATCAAGTCAGAACACACCAATTAGTGCCGAATTTGCAGTCTCAAGTCAGGTATTCAAAAACGAGAAATTCATCATCGTTGACATTAGTAATCCGGATGCTGACGAAATCGAATGGGTAATCCCGGAAAACGCAACCGTAATTTCGAAAAACAAAGATTTTGCCGAAATCAGTTTTAGTCAGGCCGGAGAATATGACATTACCTTAAACACCAAAAAAGGAAACTGTACCGCTTTTCAAACCAAGCAGGTTCTGGTAACTGAAGGTGAATATGAAGAAAACAATCCGGACGAGGAGACTTTGAAGAAATTTGATTTGAAAATCTATCCAAACCCGTCAAAAGGAGCTTTTACTGTAGATGTACTGCTTGATAAAGTAATGCCTGCACATGTTAAGGTTTATAATTTGAGCAACAATTTGCTAATCGATTCAAAAACTCAGGAGGGCAAAGACAATTACCTGTTCAACTTTAGTCTTAACGGACTTCCTTCAGGAGTATATTTTGTGTTATTCGAGTCACAGCAAGGAAGTAAATTGAGAAAAATCATTATTCAGTAA
- a CDS encoding YebC/PmpR family DNA-binding transcriptional regulator produces the protein MGRAFEFRKGRKMKRWSAMAKTFTRIGKDIVMAVKEGGPNPDANSRLRAVIQNAKAANMPKDNVERAIKNASNKDTANYKEILFEGYAPHGIAILIETASDNNNRTVANIRSYFNKCNGTMGTQGSVEFMFDHTCNFRIAKGEIDAEELELELIDFGAEEVFEDEDGILIYAPFGSFGALQKELENRGLEILSSGFERIPQITKELTEAQIADVEKLIEKIEEDDDVMNVYHTMKEE, from the coding sequence ATGGGAAGAGCGTTCGAATTTAGAAAAGGAAGAAAAATGAAACGTTGGTCGGCAATGGCCAAAACATTTACCCGAATCGGTAAAGATATCGTTATGGCTGTTAAAGAAGGTGGCCCAAACCCGGATGCCAATTCTAGATTAAGAGCTGTAATACAAAATGCAAAAGCTGCTAACATGCCTAAGGACAATGTGGAGCGTGCGATAAAAAATGCAAGTAATAAAGATACTGCCAACTATAAAGAAATTCTGTTTGAAGGATACGCTCCTCACGGAATTGCGATTTTAATTGAAACAGCATCTGACAACAATAACAGAACAGTAGCCAACATCAGAAGCTATTTTAATAAATGCAACGGAACTATGGGAACTCAGGGTTCAGTTGAATTTATGTTTGACCATACTTGTAATTTCAGAATTGCAAAAGGTGAAATCGATGCTGAAGAATTAGAGTTAGAACTAATTGATTTTGGTGCTGAAGAAGTTTTCGAAGACGAAGACGGAATCTTAATCTATGCTCCTTTTGGAAGCTTTGGAGCTTTACAAAAAGAACTGGAAAACAGAGGTCTTGAAATTTTATCTTCAGGTTTTGAACGTATTCCTCAAATTACAAAAGAGCTTACCGAAGCTCAAATTGCGGATGTTGAAAAACTAATCGAAAAAATCGAAGAAGATGACGATGTGATGAACGTTTATCACACCATGAAAGAAGAGTAA